One window of Vicia villosa cultivar HV-30 ecotype Madison, WI unplaced genomic scaffold, Vvil1.0 ctg.000455F_1_1, whole genome shotgun sequence genomic DNA carries:
- the LOC131628452 gene encoding uncharacterized protein LOC131628452 translates to MRTKVLQLEQWKKLIEQGGFKMKKLYLEFLEKHPKVKWRVFMRKNYARPRAVFTMWLACNKRLATKTRLEKFGVQTDLKCVFCEGTENIQHLLFECRETKEIWEQVLRWLNMKHKVQGWDQELRWLSKVCNIRNWRSNIVKMALVETVYEIWKKRNDKVYQQQYKDRNTAQKIIELIVNRIWVYPKYRKRIAQMLVA, encoded by the coding sequence ATGAGAACAAAGGTGCTTCAGCTTGAGCAGTGGAAGAAGTTGATTGAGCAAGGAGGTTTCAAAATGAAAAAGCTGTATCTTGAGTTTCTGGAAAAACATCCAAAGGTTAAATGGAGAGTTTTTATGAGGAAAAACTATGCCCGGCCTAGGGCAGTGTTCACTATGTGGCTGGCCTGCAACAAGCGGTTAGCAACCAAGACCAGACTTGAGAAGTTTGGTGTGCAAACTGACTTAAAGTGTGTTTTCTGTGAGGGTACTGAAAATATACAACATTTGTTATTTGAATGCAGGGAAACTAAGGAGATATGGGAGCAGGTACTTAGATGGCTTAACATGAAGCACAAGGTACAGGGATGGGATCAGGAACTTCGTTGGCTGTCCAAAGTGTGCAACATTAGGAATTGGAGAAGCAACATCGTGAAAATGGCCCTTGTGGAGACGGTTTATGAGATATGGAAGAAACGAAATGACAAAGTGTATCAGCAACAATATAAGGATAGAAATACAGCTCAAAAGATTATTGAGCTCATTGTGAATAGAATATGGGTTTACCCAAAGTATAGGAAAAGAATAGCTCAAATGTTAGTAGCATAA